DNA from Streptomyces rishiriensis:
CCAAGGAGGACGAGGACGACGGGACCCGTACGGACGGATCGTCGTCCGCGAAGGCCTCCGCGCCCGCCGCGTCCTCCGGTTCCACGTCGGGCGAGACCTCCGCGGCCGGGGGCGCCGGATCCGGCGTCACCGCTTCGGGGGACGCCCGGGCGTCGACGACGTACCAGGGCGGTCAGGGGTACTCGATCGGACTGCCCGCGGGGTGGAAGTACCGGTCCTCGGACTCCGCGGGCGACCGCTTCACCGGACCCGACGGACAGAAACTTCTCGTCGCCTGGACGACCACGCCCAAGGGTGACCCGGTCGCCGACTGGAAGAGCCAGGAGCGCTACATGACGCGCTCCCAGTACAAGAAGATCCGAATAGAGGCGGTGGACTACCGCGGCTGGAACACGGCCGACTGGGATTTCACCTACACGGAGAGCGGGACGGCGTACCGCACCATCGACCGCGGGTTCGTCGTCGACGACTCTCTCGGGTACGCGTTGATGTACACGGCGAAGTCCGCCGCCTGGGGTACCGACCTGCGGCAGACGACCTGGACGACGCTGACGGACACCTTCACGCCCAAGAAGTAGTGGCCGCCGGGCAGCCGTGTTCGGGCGTGAGATCTGGCATCCCCTCTTTGCGGGTTGCCTCCGGCACGTATCGTGAGTGCTTGCGGACCGTACGCATCCAGCTATACGGCCGGATACGGCTGTAACGGCACGCAACGCGAACGGAATTGACCGACCGGGCGGCCGGGGGAGGCAACGTGGACGACTACGCGGGTCGAGTACTCGTCGACCGCTACCGCCTGCCGCTGCCGCCCTCCGACGAGTACGAACTCACCGAGACACGCGCCTTCGACACCTACAGCGGGCAGGAAGTCCTGGTCCGCCAGGTGCCGTTGCCGGAGGTGGTCGAGGCCGAGGTGCTCGACGCGGAGGGACTGCCCGAAGGGTTCACCGCGCGGGAGCGCGGGGCACGGCGACCCAGACCCCGGGGCCTGGGCGAGGGGACACGACGGCCCGCCGATCCCGTCGTCCGGCGGGCGATGGAGGCGGCGCAGGCGACGGCGGGCATTCCCGACCATCCGCGGCTCGACCAGGTCTTCGACGTGTTCGCCGAGGGCGGCTCGCTGTGGATAGTGAGTGAACTGGTGGCCGCGCGGCCGCTCGCGGCCCTGCTCGCCGAGAAGCCCCTGACGCCGTACCGGGCGGCCGAGGTGGCCTCCGACGTACTCATGGCACTGCGGGTGCTGCACGCGCACGGCTGGGTGCACCGGAACATCACCGCGCGTACGGTCCTCGTCTGCGACGACGGGCGGGTCATGCTGACCGGCCTGGCGGTGGGCGCGGCGGAAGAGGCGCTGTGCGGGTACGACCCGGTCCCGGCGCCGGACGCGGAGCGTCAGCAGGGCGTGGCGGGCCGGGGGAACGGCGGCGCGGGCAACGGCGGGAGCGTCGTCGGGCCCCGGGCCCCCGTGTCTGCGCCGCGACCCGACGGCCAGGTCGCTCTCGGCGGACCCGCCGGAACCGGTGGCTCCGGCGGCTTCGGTGGTTTCGGCGGTTCCGTCGGGGCCGGCTCCGGCGGAAGCGGGGCCGGTGCCGGTGCGGTCGACCCCGAGGCCGCGCGGCGGGCCGCCATAGAGGCGCGGGCATCGGGTGCGCTGCCGGTGCCGGCGGGTGAGCCGTCCGGTGGCGGCGGGGCATCCGGGGCGGTGGCCCGCAGGGCGCCGACGGAGACCGGCGGGGACATCCGCGCCGCGCGCGCCGGGGCGATCGCCGCCTATCGCGCGGGAGCGCGGGCGGCGGCCCGGGTGCAGGAGGCCCAGGAGGCGCAGCAGAACGGACGTGCGGCCCTGCCGGGCGCCCGCACCCCGGGCGACGACGGCCAGGGGACCCCGGCAGGCGGTCCCCCCGGGCAGATCGCCGACCCCTACGGAGTCTCGGGCGCACCCGTGCCCGGCCCCGCCGGGTACGGCCAGGGACAGCCCGCTCATCCCCACCGGGCGGGCCCCGGCTCCGGCGGCGCACCGCACGCCGTCCCGCCGGCCTCGCACTCTTCGCTCACGCCCGTGCCCGGCGCCCAGGTGCCCGTGCAGGGGCAGGGCACGGGACCGTCGGGGGAGGGCCCGGGCGGAGCCCGCTGGGACGAGCCGGTGGCCGGGGCGCCCGGGAGCGTCGCGCGCCGCGGGCCCGGCACCGCGCTGGCCGCGGAGCGGGCGCGGCAGGCCCGGATGGCCGTGGTCGGGCCGGTCACCGAACGCTGGGCGCCCGAGCAGGCCGGGCCGGTGCACGAGAACTGGCAGCTGGCCGCGCCGATCGGTCCCGCGACCGACCTGTGGGCGCTGGGCGCGCTGCTCTTCCGGGCGGTACAGGGACATGCGCCCTACCCCGAGGAGTCGACGGCCGAGCTGGTGCAGATGGTGTGCGCCGAGCCGCCGGCCTTCGCCGAGGAGTGCGGACCGCTCAGACCGGTCGTGGAGTCGCTGCTGCGCCAGGACCCGACCGAGCGCCTCGGCTTCGAGGAACTGCGGGGCTGGCTGCGCTCACTGGTGCGGTCCGCGCCGGAGCCGGAGGCGGGTACCTACGTCGTCGCCGCGCCGCCGACCGATCCGCGTCGGCTGCCGATCGTCCGCCGCCGGGGCGAACTGGTGCGCAGACGGCGTGCCCGTCTGCCCGCGACCCACGGGCGGCACAAACGGGACCGGCCGGAGACGAGCGGTTCGCCCCGCAGCCTGGGCCGCACCCTGCTGGTGCTGATCCTGCTCGTGCTGGCCGGGGCCATCGCGTACGCCGTGCTGTTCATGCCCAAGGCGGACGAGGGCGCGGCCGGTACGGACGGCTCACGGCGGACCGGGGCCACCGGCGCGCCGGGCGGCCAGGCGCCCGAGGCGAGCAGCGAGCCCCGGCCCGACCAGACCTCGCCGGGCGCCGGCGCCTCGCCGTCCTCGGGAGCGGAGGCCACCCAGACGCAGACCGGTGGGTCCGGGTCGGGCGTCGCCGAGGGGTTCACCGTCCGCGCGGACGACGCCGGCTTCCGGGTCGCCGTCGCCAACGGCTGGGACCGCACCCCGAAGAACGGGCGCGGCCAGGTCGTGTACGCGCACGGCGACTTCGAGCTGATCGTCGTGCCCGGACGCGACAGCGCGTCGTCGAACGGCAGCGACCCGATGGTCTACCAGCGGGAGAAGGAGAGCGAACTCCAGCCGTACCGTGACTCCAGCTGGGCGACGGCCTCGGGGCTGCGCACGACGACGGTGGGCGCCCGGACCATGGCCGAGGGGCAGTTCACCTGGACCGACGGCGACGGGCAGGAGCTGTACGTCCGCAATGCCGCGATCCTCGTCTCGGGGCGGTACCACGTCGTGCAGGTCAGGGGGCCGGAGGCGGAGCGGGACGAGGTCACCCGGCTGTTCGAGCAGGCGTCGGCCACGTACCAGTACACCGGCTGAGCACCCGCCCGGTCCTGTCCGGTCCCGCCCGCTCGCGTGCGGTTCTCTCCCGGCCCTGGAGGCGACAACCGTCACAGTGCTGTCACCTTGGCACCCTGCCGGTTCCCCGGAAGGTGCCCGGTCTTTACGCTGGCTGTGTCAAGAGCATTGCGGGGCAACGTGAATCAGATGCAGGGCCTGCTCCTGGCGGGTCGCTACCGGCTCGCCGACGCCATCGGGAGCGGCGGTATGGGCCGGGTGTGGCGTGCGCACGATGAGCTGCTGCACCGGGCCGTCGCCATCAAGGAGTTGACGGCGGCGCTCTACGTCGCGGAGAGCGACCGAACCGTGCTGCTGGCGCGGACCAGAGCTGAGGCCCGCGCGGCCGCGCGGATCAACCACTCCGCCGTGGTCACCGTGCACGACGTGCTCGAGCACGACGGCCGGCCCTGGATCGTGATGGAGCTGGTCGAGGGCCGCTCGCTGGCCGACGCCGTCAAGGAGGACGGGCGGATCGAGCCCACCGAGGCCGCCCGGATCGGTCTGTGGGTGCTGCGTGCCCTGCGTGCCGCGCACTCGGCCGGCGTCCTGCACCGTGACGTCAAGCCCGGCAACGTGCTGCTCTCGCACGACGGCCGTGTCCTCCTCACGGACTTCGGCATCGCCCAGATCGAGGGCGACAGCACCATCACCCGGACCGGGGAGGTCGTCGGCTCGGTCGACTACCTGGCCCCCGAACGCGTGCGCGGCCAGGACCCCGGCCCCTCCTCGGACCTGTGGGCGCTGGGCGCGACGCTGTACACGGCGGTCGAGGGACGGTCGCCGTTCCGGCGCACCTCGCCGCTGACCACTCTTCAGGCCGTCGTCGAGGAGGAGGCCGCCGAAGCCGGGCACGCCGGCCCGCTGGGCCCCGTCATCACCGCCCTGCTGCGCAAGGACCCGGCCACCCGTCCCGACACCGCCGAGACCGAGCAACTCCTTGCCGAGGCCGCCGAGGGGCGGCGCCCGGACGGGGCGCAGGCGTACGTGCCGACGCAGTACGGCGGTCCCGACC
Protein-coding regions in this window:
- a CDS encoding protein kinase, which produces MDDYAGRVLVDRYRLPLPPSDEYELTETRAFDTYSGQEVLVRQVPLPEVVEAEVLDAEGLPEGFTARERGARRPRPRGLGEGTRRPADPVVRRAMEAAQATAGIPDHPRLDQVFDVFAEGGSLWIVSELVAARPLAALLAEKPLTPYRAAEVASDVLMALRVLHAHGWVHRNITARTVLVCDDGRVMLTGLAVGAAEEALCGYDPVPAPDAERQQGVAGRGNGGAGNGGSVVGPRAPVSAPRPDGQVALGGPAGTGGSGGFGGFGGSVGAGSGGSGAGAGAVDPEAARRAAIEARASGALPVPAGEPSGGGGASGAVARRAPTETGGDIRAARAGAIAAYRAGARAAARVQEAQEAQQNGRAALPGARTPGDDGQGTPAGGPPGQIADPYGVSGAPVPGPAGYGQGQPAHPHRAGPGSGGAPHAVPPASHSSLTPVPGAQVPVQGQGTGPSGEGPGGARWDEPVAGAPGSVARRGPGTALAAERARQARMAVVGPVTERWAPEQAGPVHENWQLAAPIGPATDLWALGALLFRAVQGHAPYPEESTAELVQMVCAEPPAFAEECGPLRPVVESLLRQDPTERLGFEELRGWLRSLVRSAPEPEAGTYVVAAPPTDPRRLPIVRRRGELVRRRRARLPATHGRHKRDRPETSGSPRSLGRTLLVLILLVLAGAIAYAVLFMPKADEGAAGTDGSRRTGATGAPGGQAPEASSEPRPDQTSPGAGASPSSGAEATQTQTGGSGSGVAEGFTVRADDAGFRVAVANGWDRTPKNGRGQVVYAHGDFELIVVPGRDSASSNGSDPMVYQREKESELQPYRDSSWATASGLRTTTVGARTMAEGQFTWTDGDGQELYVRNAAILVSGRYHVVQVRGPEAERDEVTRLFEQASATYQYTG
- a CDS encoding serine/threonine-protein kinase: MQGLLLAGRYRLADAIGSGGMGRVWRAHDELLHRAVAIKELTAALYVAESDRTVLLARTRAEARAAARINHSAVVTVHDVLEHDGRPWIVMELVEGRSLADAVKEDGRIEPTEAARIGLWVLRALRAAHSAGVLHRDVKPGNVLLSHDGRVLLTDFGIAQIEGDSTITRTGEVVGSVDYLAPERVRGQDPGPSSDLWALGATLYTAVEGRSPFRRTSPLTTLQAVVEEEAAEAGHAGPLGPVITALLRKDPATRPDTAETEQLLAEAAEGRRPDGAQAYVPTQYGGPDRASGHHRPVAHPPSHPTAGTAYVPLPPEAATPVPGHPMTAATAVGPTNLGQDVARQPQRSQPPRRRRVLALVVVFAALVGGGTAVAWQKWDEGRQGTGGSASASTSPSPSTSAETSTPAQDDSWEEINDPLGFGLSLPKGWERDVYQDDGDLKQIDYTPDGGEHFLRIALDKSPDFSDPYAHQVDLEQQLQRLVGYDRVTLEKNVYRDREGAEWEYTWTALAKDTEFPGPRRAIEETYVARDGTEYAIYMSSPAADWPETAKRFKSVLQSWREPTS